Proteins encoded within one genomic window of Pygocentrus nattereri isolate fPygNat1 chromosome 11, fPygNat1.pri, whole genome shotgun sequence:
- the kif21a gene encoding kinesin-like protein KIF21A isoform X1, whose amino-acid sequence MTSGQDESSVRVALRIRPQLAREKIEGCHICTFVTPGEPQVILGKDKAFTFDYVFDMDSQQDTIYSNCTEKLIEGCFEGYNATIFAYGQTGSGKTYTMGTGFDVSIPDDELGIIPRAVSHLFKGIEQRQQAATEQGRPVPEFKISAQFLELYNEEVLDLFDSTRDLEARKQKSHIKIHEDASGGIYTVGVTTRSVSSEAEMMQCLKLGALSRTTASTQMNVQSSRSHAIFTIHLCQVRVCMPSDNDNETDNRLANGSPDMEEFETLTAKFHFVDLAGSERLKRTGATGDRAKEGISINCGLLALGNVISALGDRSKRSTHVPYRDSKLTRLLQDSLGGNSQTVMIACTSPSDRDFMETLNTLKYANRARNIKNKVVVNQDKASQQISALRTEIARLQMELMEYRTGKRMVGEDGLESISDMYHENTMLQTENNNLRVRVKAMQETIDAQRARLTQLLSDQANQALAKIGEGSEEIGNMIKNYIKEIEDLRAKLLESEAVNENLRKNLSRASTRSSFYGGPGAFSPALLGPDPSQETSDIIELAKKDLEKLKRREKKKKKRLQHLLEERRVEEKEEMEVEEDSAMKEDVPDNEQQEKGNEREQPEPINEEAEMEAQEGSDHDEGEEEEEEDEEEEMDAEESSDDSDSELDEKENFQADLANITCEIAIKQKLIDELENSQRRLHTLKQQYEQKLMMLQSKIRDTQLERDRVLHNMGSMESCSEDKAKRIKAEYEKKLSIMNKELHKLQAAQKEHARLLKNQSQYEKQLKKLQQEVMEMKKTKVRLMKQMKEQQEKNRLAESRRNREIATLKKDQRKQEHQLKLLEAQKRQQELILRRKTEEVTALRRQVRPMSGKVSRKVNLPEILPDSTHRPPSGRTHGSGAPNGTSRLYHRRPVGVYSTRVARVKWQSLERRISDIIMQRMTISNMEADMNRLLKQREDLTRRREKLSRKKEKLATEGPEGEKAVQSLNEELESLLANIDYINDSIADCQANIMQMEEAKEEGETVDVSAVIGSCTLSEARFLLDHFMSMAINKGLQAAQKESQIKVMEGRLKQTEINSATQNQLLFHMLKEKAEFNPELDALLGNALQELGNMPVDNGDDSSSDESTSPAADGNTLASDLMKLCGETKSRSKARRRTTTQMELLYANNCDSGPDTPSGDFTGPLHPMAETPEGDLESAGNAVRDYMVPSAGLSSRMGSINSGSRLPSGVEKRVPEASPLTRRKTYDKGQAAADRAKAKEIKQGVINPVPMSKSSRGGTLQCVHVAEGHSKAVLCVDSTDDLLFTGSKDRTCKVWNLVTGQEIMSLGGHPNNVVSVRYSSSLVFTISTSYIKVWDIRDSAKCIRTLSSSGQVSTGDTCAATTNRTVTIPTGENQINQIALNPTGTVLYAAAGNSVRMWDLRRFVSTGKLTGHLGPVMCLTVDHSGNGQDLVITGSKDHYIKMFDVTEGALGSIGPTHNFEPPHYDGIESVVVQGDCLFSGSRDNGIKKWDLAHKDLLQQVPNAHRDWVCALGVVPGSPALLSGCRGGVLKLWHTDTLSALGELRGHESPINSISTNSSLLFTASDDRTVKIWRARGGLDSTTDMTDTAEEAASN is encoded by the exons gatcCGTCCTCAGCTGGCACGGGAGAAGATAGAGGGATGTCACATCTGTACATTTGTGACTCCTGGAGAGCCCCAGGTGATACTGGGAAAGGACAAGGCCTTCACATTCGACTATGTGTTCGACATGGACTCCCAACAAGACACTATCTACTCTAACTGCACGGAGAAGCTAATAGAAGGCTGTTTTGAGGGCTATAATGCCACCATCTTTGCCTATGGAcag acGGGTTCAGGTAAAACGTACACAATGGGCACAGGCTTTGACGTGAGCATACCAGATGACGAGCTGGGCATCATCCCACGGGCGGTCAGTCACCTCTTCAAAGGTATCGAGCAGAGACAGCAGGCTGCGACTGAACAGGGTAGACCAGTCCCTGAGTTCAAGATCAGTGCACAGTTCCTGGAG TTGTATAATGAGGAGGTTCTGGATCTCTTTGACTCTACCCGCGATCTGGAGGCCCGAAAGCAGAAGTCCCACATTAAGATCCATGAGGACGCCAGTGGGGGCATTTATACTGTGGGAGTGACCACCCGCTCCGTCTCTTCAGAGGCtgaa ATGATGCAGTGTTTGAAGCTGGGTGCTCTCTCTCGCACCACAGCCAGCACTCAGATGAACGTGCAGAGCTCTCGCTCTCATGCTATCTTCACCATCCACTTGTGCCAAGTGCGCGTGTGTATGCCCTCAGACAAT GATAATGAGACCGACAACCGGCTGGCCAATGGCTCACCTGACATGGAGGAGTTTGAAACACTGACAGCGAAGTTCCACTTTGTGGACCTGGCAGGCTCAGAGCGACTGAAGAGAACAGGTGCCACAGGGGACAGGGCCAAGGAGGGCATCTCCATCAACTGTGGACTG TTGGCATTAGGGAATGTCATCAGTGCCTTAGGAGACAGAAGCAAACGATCAACGCATGTGCCTTACCGGGACTCCAAACTTACTCGCCTGCTCCAAGATTCCTTAGGTGGCAACAG CCAAACAGTGATGATTGCCTGCACAAGCCCATCTGACCGGGATTTCATGGAGACCCTGAACACCTTGAAGTATGCTAACCGAGCACGTAACATTAAGAACAAAGTGGTAGTGAACCAGGACAAGGCCAGCCAGCAGATCAGCGCTCTGAGGACGGAAATTGCACGACTGCAGATGGAGCTCATGGAGTACCGCACA GGGAAGCGAATGGTTGGAGAAGATGGCTTGGAGAGCATCAGTGACATGTATCATGAGAACACCATGCTACAGACTGAGAACAACAACCTGCGTGTGCGAGTTAAAGCCATGCAAGAAACCATTGATGCCCAGCGTGCTCGCCTCACTCAGCTCCTGAGTGACCAGGCCAACCAGGCTCTCGCTAAAATCG GTGAAGGCAGTGAGGAGATCGGCAATATGATTAAGAACTACATCAAAGAGATTGAAGACTTAAG AGCAAAACTGCTGGAAAGTGAGGCAGTGAATGAGAACCTGAGGAAGAATCTGTCTCGAGCGTCCACGCGCTCATCTTTCTATGGAGGGCCCGGAGCTTTTTCCCCCGCCTTGCTTGGACCTGACCCTTCCCAAGAGACGTCTGACATCATTGAGCTGGCCAAGAaagatctggagaaactgaagaggagagagaagaagaaaaagaagag GCTCCAGCACTTgctggaggagaggagagtagaggagaaagaggaaatggAGGTGGAAGAAGACAG TGCCATGAAGGAGGACGTTCCTGACAATGAGCAGCAGGAGAAGGGCAATGAGAGAGAGCAGCCTGAGCCAATCAATGAGGAGGCAGAAATG GAAGCTCAGGAGGGCAGTGATCATGATGagggtgaggaagaggaggaagaggatgaagaggaggagatgGATGCTGAGGAGAGCTCTGatgactctgactctgagctGGATGAGAAAG AGAACTTCCAGGCAGATCTGGCCAACATCACTTGTGAGATCGCCATCAAGCAGAAGCTGATCGATGAGCTGGAGAACAGCCAGAGACGCctacacacactaaaacagcaGTACGAGCAGAAGCTGATGATGCTGCAGAGCAAGATCCGCGACACACAGCTGGAGAGAGACCGTGTTCTGCACAATATGG GTTCCATGGAGTCGTGTTCAGAGGACAAAGCGAAGCGAATAAAGGCAGAGTATGAGAAGAAACTGAGCATCATGAATAAAGAGCTGCACAAACTCCAGGCCGCTCAGAAAGAACATGCTCGCCTGCTcaagaaccaatcacagtacGAGAAGCAGCTCAAGAAGCTCCAGCAGGAAGTGATGGAGATGAAGAAAACCAAA gtgCGTCTGATGAAGCAGATGAAGGAGCAGCAGGAGAAGAACCGGCTGGCAGAGTCACGCCGAAACCGTGAGATTGCAACGCTCAAGAAGGACCAGCGCAAACAGGAG CATCAGCTAAAACTACTTGAGGCCCAAAagagacagcaggaactcattTTGCGCAGGAAGACCGAAGAG GTAACCGCACTGAGAAGACAGGTTCGGCCCATGTCGGGCAAAGTCAGCAGGAAGGTCAACCTGCCTGAAATTCTACCAGACTCCACCCACAGACCACCTTCCGGACGCACACATGGCTCTGGAGCGCCCAATGGAACTAG CAGACTATACCATCGCAGACCTGTGGGGGTCTACTCTACCCGCGTGGCTCGAGTGAAGTGGCAGAGTCTGGAGCGCCGCATATCTGATATCATTATGCAGCGCATGACCATCTCCAACATGGAGGCAGATATGAATCGTCTCCTCAAG CAACGGGAGGACCTGACCCGGCGGCGGGAGAAGCTGAGCAGGAAGAAGGAGAAACTGGCAACAGAGGGTCCAGAGGGGGAGAAGGCCGTGCAGTCTCTAAACGAGGAGTTGGAGTCCCTGTTGGCCAACATCGACTACATCAATGACAGTATCGCAGACTGCCAGGCCAATATCATGCAGATGGAGGAGGCCAAG gaggagggagagacTGTGGATGTGTCTGCAGTGATCGGCTCCTGTACTCTCTCAGAGGCTCGCTTCCTCCTGGATCACTTCATGTCTATGGCCATCAATAAG GGTCTGCAGGCAGCTCAGAAGGAATCTCAGATAAAGGTGATGGAGGGTCGTCTGAAGCAGACCGAAATCAACAGTGCCACTCAGAACCAGCTGCTCTTCCACATGCTGAAGGAGAAGGCTGAGTTTAACCCAGAGCTGGATGCCCTGCTGGGCAATGCTTTGCAAG AGCTAGGTAACATGCCTGTGG ATAATGGAGATGACAGTAGCAGTGATGAATCAACAAGTCCTGCAGCAGATGGAAA CACTTTAGCCTCTGATCTCATGAAGCTCTGTGGAGAGACCAAGTCCAGGAGTAAG GCTCGCAGAAGAACCACCACTCAGATGGAGCTGCTTTATGCAAATAACTGTGACTCTGGCCCTGACACGCCCAGCGGAGACTTCACCGGCCCTCTACACCCaatggctgaaacacctgaaggGGACCTAGAGTCTGCTGGCAATGCAGTCAGGGACTACATGGTCCCCTCAGCTGGCTTGTCCTCTAGAATGGGTAGCAT CAACTCTGGCTCCAGACTTCCATCAGGGGTGGAAAAGAGAGTACCGGAAGCATCTCCTCTTACCCGCAGGAAGACGTATGACAAGGGACAAGCAGCAGCCGACAGAGCTAAAgccaaagaaataaaaca AGGAGTGATAAACCCAGTGCCCATGTCAAAGAGCAGTCGTGGTGGTACTCTGCAGTGTGTACATGTGGCTGAGGGCCACAGTaaagctgtgctgtgtgtggacTCTACTGATGACCTCCTCTTCACTGGATCCAAAG ATCGCACCTGTAAGGTGTGGAATCTGGTGACTGGTCAGGAGATCATGTCTCTGGGTGGCCACCCCAACAATGTAGTGTCCGTGCGCTACAGTTCCAGCCTGGTCTTCACCATTTCCACCTCCTACATCAAAGTCTGGGATATACGTGACTCTGCCAAGTGTATCCGCACACTCTC CTCTTCTGGTCAGGTGAGCACAGGTGATACTTGTGCAGCCACCACTAACCGCACAGTCACTATACCTACTGGAGAGAACCAGATCAACCAGATCGCTCTCAACCCAACTGGTACAGTGCTCTACGCAGCAGCCGGAAATTCTGTCCGCATGTGGGACCTTAGAAG GTTTGTCTCAACAGGCAAGCTCACAGGTCACCTTGGACCAGTTATGTGTTTGACTGTGGATCACTCTGGTAACGGCCAGGATCTGGTCATTACCGGCTCCAAAGATCACTACATCAAG ATGTTTGATGTAACAGAAGGTGCTCTAGGCAGCATTGGTCCTACACATAACTTTGAGCCTCCACATTATGATGGTATAGAGTCGGTGGTGGTGCAGGGAGACTGCCTGTTCAGTGGCTCCCGAGACAATGGCATCAAGAAATGGGACCTAGCTCATAAAGACCTGCTGCAG CAGGTGCCAAATGCTCATCGTGACTGGGTGTGTGCTCTGGGTGTGGTGCCTGGCTCTCCGGCCCTGCTGAGTGGCTGTAGAGGGGGAGTCCTCAAACTctggcacacagacacactgagtGCGCTCGGAGAACTGCGGGGCCACGAAAGCCCCATTAACAGCATCTCCACCAACAGCAGCTTACTATTCACTGCTTCTGA